The Microbacterium natoriense genomic interval CCGACTGGGTGCTAGAGGGGAACGTATGTGGCGAGCTCCGGGTGATTCTCACCCGCGGTGAGGATCGAACAGTTTCTGTTGCAAGCTCGTCAAGTGACGCCAGTTGCGCCGACGTATCAGCGGAAGCGCGGGAATGGACCGAGATGATCTTCTCTGATCCCGCCAGCAGGTGGGAGTACGACCAGGGCTTCCTCACCATCCACACCAACGAACGACAGCTCTCTTTCGATCGAAGCGATCGCGACTAGCAGCCGCTCAACGACAAATACGCGGCCTCTTCCCGAACTCGGGGAAGAGGCCGCGTACTGTTCAATGCGGGTCGTGTTGCAACGATCATCAGAATTCGCCGGGTGGTGCCCCGGGGGGGGGGGGGGGGGGGGGGCGAGGAACTGGCCGTCCGCGAGCGTGAATGTTGCGACGCAGGATCAGACGGCGACCACGACATACACCGCGGCCCGTGGCTGCACCGCTCAGGCTGTATACCCGGTCACGATCAACGACGATCACACGACGGCCGAGACACTGGCCTGGCTGGGCGAGCAGTTCGGCGGGCAGCGCGTCCAGACGCTGCCCAACCCCGGTATGGGGTCGGAGGACTTCTCCTTCGTGCTCAACGAAGTCCCCGGTACTTTCGTGATGCTTGCGACCACACCTCCCGATATCGACGCCGACACCACCGAATTCAGCCACTCGCCACGTGTGTACTTCGATGATGCGGTGCTCGGCGATCAGACTGCCGCCCTCGCGAATCTCGCCTGGCCCAAACTCGCATCTGACGCCGATCCCGAGTGAGCCGGGGACTGCCCGATCGTCCTGACGGACCGGCGAACAACCGGTCATCGATCTGCGAGGGTCTGTTACTTGGCCAGGAGCGGGACGATTCGAGTGGAGTCGGCGCGTCCTTCCCGAGTAGGCGTGAGCGGATAGACCATCACGGCTCCCGAACGCACAGTGAGGTCGACCTCCGCCCCGGGGGCGGCGCGGCCGCAGTTAAAGGGAAGGCTTACGCTTTAGTGCGACGAAGATACTCAGCCAGTTCGACCCGATTGGCAGTGTGGGTTTTCCGCAGGGCATTCGCGACGTGATTCTCGACCGTGCGGCGGCTGATCCCCAGCCGTTCCGCGATCTCAGGATTGGATAGCTCTCCGACTAGGAGCCCGACCTCACGTTCCCGGGTACTGATTGTTGCCGGCGGAGTTGATGCGATCGTCGACTGGAGGCTGGTGGCTTCGAAGAACTCGTGGAGAACTGTATGCAGGAACGTTGCGAAGGACACCTCACCGTCGCGGGTCGCTTCGCGTGCACGGGATCCCACGACTCTCATCAGAAGGTCATGATCGTCGCCGATGGTGAGGCGAGTCAACCAGGTCGAGATCGCTTCCATGTCCTTCTGCCGCAACAGCCGGGCCAATTCCAGGGTGTTCTTGTAGATGGGAAGTGGCGAGTGTTCTAGCGCGCGTTGCAACCCATCAACGAGGCCGTCTCCCCACGAGATTGTGAGGAGGATCGCTGCGGATTGCGCGGCGCCGACATTGAAGCCGCGGTCGAGACGGTCGTCGATGAGCGCGACCATGCGGTTAACGAGTGCGGTGGTATCGGCGGTGCTCTCGAGGAAGAGGAGCGGCATGTCCATGCCCATCGCGAGGAAAGGCCCTGTGTCGGGAGAGGACTCCGAAGCTTCCCGCAAGAGGTCATCCCGTAAGGCGCTCCGACCGCTGAAATGTGCGGTCATGGCTTGCATCACGAGCACCGCTCCCTGAATGGTGCCCAGACCCAGACCAGGGCGACCGATCACACTCGCCTCGTTGAGGAGACGTTCAGACAGCTTCATGTCGCCGAGGTGCGACGCTGCGAGCGTGCCGACGTAAGAGAAGACGCAGTACGCATCACGGTTGAGTGCTACGCGAGCT includes:
- a CDS encoding M20/M25/M40 family metallo-hydrolase — encoded protein: MNVATQDQTATTTYTAARGCTAQAVYPVTINDDHTTAETLAWLGEQFGGQRVQTLPNPGMGSEDFSFVLNEVPGTFVMLATTPPDIDADTTEFSHSPRVYFDDAVLGDQTAALANLAWPKLASDADPE